In Rutidosis leptorrhynchoides isolate AG116_Rl617_1_P2 chromosome 2, CSIRO_AGI_Rlap_v1, whole genome shotgun sequence, one genomic interval encodes:
- the LOC139893266 gene encoding protein PSK SIMULATOR 3-like, with translation MVAEPWLLKLSNQMSSNFKHALQLDSSKPLKSTKINNLHKIPSTIGILSFEIANVMSKTVHLHKSLTNSEILNLKSEILKSDGVKTLISSDETYLLQLALSEKLDDLSFIAGVVSRLGNKCTVPQLQGFQHVFNDIITGAINVSELGFLVKDMDAMVRKMERYVNSTARLYSEMEVLNELEAAAKKFQQNQHEESRKVFEQKVIWQQQDVSHLKDVSLWNQTYDKIVEMLARTVCTLYARICLVFVDTISRRDMFSNSTVSVATANENFHSCRSLSQVSGQIDVCSVKSGFSNSGFEKKAVGVKPRAEPKKGEFSLFKGDDFNFACGRLFAECLNIRSPVSKFDDFDDGSVRKGDDRSSQISGSCSVSSSVRKDGTNYSGFQSRIPMISEQRRVKNNVMSGFKSSPKNRLTVQAPPNTIGGSALALHYANVIIVIEKLLQYPHLVGEEARDDLYQMLPTSLRLALKLSLKSYVKDLAIYDAPLAHDWKDRLDEILGWLAPLAHNMIRWQNERNFEQQQIVSRTNVLLLQTLYFADRKKTETAICELLVGLNYICRYEHQQNALLDCASSFDFDDCMEWQTQY, from the coding sequence ATGGTAGCTGAACCTTGGTTACTGAAACTTAGTAATCAAATGAGCTCAAATTTCAAACATGCTCTTCAATTAGATTCATCAAAACCCCTAAAAAGCACCAAAATCAACAATTTACACAAAATTCCGTCCACAATCGGAATCTTATCGTTTGAAATCGCAAATGTGATGTCAAAAACCGTTCATCTACACAAATCCCTCACCAATTCCGAGATCTTAAACTTAAAATCGGAAATTTTAAAATCCGACGGcgtaaaaaccctaatttcttcagATGAAACGTATCTTTTACAATTAGCGTTATCGGAGAAATTAGATGACTTGAGTTTCATCGCAGGTGTTGTTTCTAGGTTAGGAAACAAGTGTACGGTCCCACAATTGCAAGGGTTTCAACATGTTTTTAATGATATAATTACTGGAGCTATTAATGTTAGTGAATTAGGGTTTTTAGTTAAGGATATGGACGCAATGGTGCGTAAAATGGAACGGTACGTTAATTCGACTGCGCGATTGTATAGCGAAATGGAGGTTTTGAATGAATTAGAAGCTGCTGCGAAGAAGTTTCAGCAAAATCAACACGAAGAAAGCAGGAAAGTTTTCGAGCAGAAGGTGATCTGGCAGCAGCAAGATGTTAGCCATTTGAAAGATGTTTCATTATGGAATCAGACTTATGATAAAATTGTCGAGATGCTTGCACGAACTGTATGTACTCTTTACGCTCGTATTTGTTTAGTTTTCGTAGATACTATTAGTAGACGAGATATGTTTAGCAATAGTACTGTGTCAGTTGCTACTGCGAATGAGAATTTCCATTCGTGTAGAAGTTTAAGTCAGGTTTCAGGTCAGATTGATGTTTGCAGTGTGAAATCTGGATTTAGTAATTCGGGTTTTGAGAAGAAGGCGGTTGGGGTTAAGCCTCGGGCTGAACCAAAAAAAGGGGAATTTTCTTTGTTTAAAGGTGATGATTTTAATTTTGCTTGTGGGAGATTGTTTGCGGAATGTTTGAATATACGTAGTCCGGTTTCAAAgtttgatgattttgatgatggTTCTGTAAGAAAAGGTGATGATCGAAGCAGTCAGATATCGGGTTCTTGTAGTGTTTCAAGTAGTGTAAGAAAAGATGGTACAAATTACTCGGGTTTTCAAAGTCGTATACCTATGATTAGTGAACAAAGACGGGTGAAAAACAATGTGATGAGCGGTTTTAAAAGCTCTCCAAAAAACAGATTAACAGTACAAGCTCCACCAAATACTATAGGAGGGTCTGCTTTAGCGTTGCATTATGCGAATGTTATAATTGTGATTGAGAAATTGCTTCAGTACCCGCATTTAGTTGGTGAAGAAGCTAGAGATGATTTGTATCAGATGTTACCGACAAGTTTACGATTAGCTTTAAAATTAAGTTTAAAGTCTTATGTGAAAGATTTAGCAATATACGATGCGCCTCTTGCGCATGATTGGAAAGATAGGCTTGATGAGATACTCGGTTGGCTTGCACCGTTGGCACACAACATGATTCGATGGCAAAACGAGAGGAATTTTGAGCAACAACAAATCGTATCTAGAACCAATGTGCTTCTTTTGCAAACATTGTATTTTGCTGATAGAAAAAAGACAGAAACAGCCATATGTGAGCTTCTTGTGGGTTTGAATTATATATGTCGATATGAGCATCAACAAAATGCATTATTGGATTGTGCGAGCAGTTTCGACTTTGACGACTGTATGGAGTGGCAAACTCAATACTGA